A region of Phyllostomus discolor isolate MPI-MPIP mPhyDis1 chromosome 15, mPhyDis1.pri.v3, whole genome shotgun sequence DNA encodes the following proteins:
- the RRP15 gene encoding RRP15-like protein, with the protein MAAAVQDSRGSAGRKLKNSLKKKKKKKMVAKAVALELEGENKDPDGLGGSPGRRASDEEAVEADNEDEAGPGDSDGEDARGDANAGWADAMAKILSKKTPASKPTILVRSRELEKEKEKLKQERLERRKQLDRKREWEMLCRVKPDVVKDKETERNLQRIATRGVVQLFNAVQKHQKNVDEKVKEAGGSERKRAKLISTVSKRDFISVLRGMDGGAHEPGAAGRGAKARQTEAKEEGPGWTILRDDFMMGASMKDWDKESDGPDGGSPGPGSDADA; encoded by the exons ATGGCCGCGGCCGTGCAGGACTCACGTGGGAGTGCGGGGAGAAAGTTGAAAAATTCcctaaagaagaagaagaagaagaaaatggtagCCAAGGCTGTAGCATTGGAGCTGGAGGGCGAGAACAAAGACCCTGACGGCCTTGGAG GGTCTCCAGGAAGGCGAGCCTCCGACGAGGAAGCGGTGGAGGCTGACAATGAAGACGAGGCCGGCCCCGGGGACAGTGACGGCGAAGACGCCCGCGGGGACGCCAACGCGGGCTGGGCAGACGCCATGGCTAAGATCCTGAGCAAGAAGACGCCAGCGAGCAAGCCCACCATTCTGGTCAGAAGCCGAgagctggagaaggagaaggagaagctgaagcaggagaggctggagaggaggaagcag CTGGACAGGAAGCGGGAGTGGGAGATGCTGTGCCGCGTCAAGCCCGACGTTGTCAAGGACAAGGAGACGGAGCGGAACCTGCAGAGGATTGCCACCAG GGGCGTCGTGCAGCTGTTCAATGCTGTTCAGAAGCACCAGAAGAACGTGGACGAGAAGGTGAAGGAAGCCGGAGGTTCCGAGAGGAAGCGCGCCAAGCTGATCTCTACGGTGTCCAAGAGGGACTTCATCAGTGTGCTCAGGGGCATGGACGGCGGTGCGCACGAGCCCGGCGCCGCGGGAAGGGGTGCGAAGGCCCGACAG ACCGAGGCGAAAGAAGAGGGCCCCGGCTGGACCATCCTGCGCGACGACTTCATGATGGGGGCGTCCATGAAGGACTGGGACAAGGAGAGTGACGGCCCGGACGGCGGCAGCCCGGGGCCGGGCAGTGACGCCGACGCGTGA